A region from the Acidobacteriota bacterium genome encodes:
- a CDS encoding arginine decarboxylase, pyruvoyl-dependent, which translates to MVPKRLFLTKGVGKHKERLTSFELALRDAGIASQNLVRVSSIFPPHCKLVSRKEGQKYLNHGEVVFAVVAENSTREPHRLLASSIGVAIPTDRGTYGYMSEHHSFGETDDQAGDYAEELAAEMLATTLDVDFDADKSWDEKKEIYRISNKIVRTANITQSAVGDKHGRWTTVIAAAILIFE; encoded by the coding sequence ATGGTTCCCAAGCGGCTCTTTCTCACCAAAGGAGTGGGAAAACACAAAGAGCGCTTGACCTCCTTCGAGCTCGCATTGCGTGACGCGGGCATCGCATCTCAAAATCTAGTGCGCGTCTCTTCCATCTTTCCCCCGCACTGCAAATTGGTTTCTCGCAAGGAAGGCCAGAAATATCTCAATCATGGCGAGGTCGTATTCGCCGTAGTGGCCGAGAATTCAACCCGCGAGCCGCATCGTTTGCTGGCTTCTAGCATCGGCGTAGCGATCCCGACGGATCGCGGTACTTACGGCTATATGAGCGAACACCACAGCTTTGGCGAGACGGACGACCAGGCAGGTGATTACGCGGAAGAACTCGCTGCCGAGATGCTGGCTACAACGCTCGATGTTGACTTCGACGCAGACAAGTCCTGGGACGAGAAGAAGGAAATCTATCGCATTTCCAATAAGATCGTGCGCACCGCAAATATCACTCAGTCCGCAGTAGGCGATAAGCATGGACGCTGGACCACTGTGATCGCAGCGGCGATTTTAATTTTCGAGTAA
- a CDS encoding DUF962 domain-containing protein: protein MFFGRSWSDWIAQYATSHQNAANRFCHTVGIPMIILSVLLTPVIPFVAGFWKLPVALFVIGWIFQFVGHAFEGKPPEFFHDWRFLLVGARWWAAKMRGRA, encoded by the coding sequence ATGTTCTTCGGCCGATCCTGGAGTGACTGGATCGCGCAGTACGCAACCAGTCACCAGAATGCCGCGAATCGTTTCTGCCACACGGTAGGCATTCCAATGATCATCCTGTCTGTGCTCCTCACTCCAGTGATTCCGTTTGTGGCAGGTTTCTGGAAGCTGCCTGTTGCGCTGTTCGTGATCGGTTGGATCTTCCAGTTCGTAGGGCACGCGTTTGAGGGCAAGCCTCCGGAGTTCTTTCATGATTGGCGGTTTTTGCTCGTGGGGGCGAGGTGGTGGGCAGCGAAGATGAGAGGTAGGGCTTAG
- a CDS encoding acyltransferase, protein MNDHFQIALIQLSCSADPDANLHKAVQQVREAGRNGAQVICLPELFRTQYFCQREDPTLFDLAETIPGPTTEAISKAAVEAKAIVVTSIFEKRARGLYHNTAVLIGSDGAIKGVYRKMHIPDDPLYYEKYYFTPGDLGFKAFDTEVGRIGTLVCWDQWYPEGARLTALQGAQVLFYPTAIGWHPAEKEQYGAAQHDAWRTIQRAHAIANGVFVAVVNRIGHETGNIRGNEAKGAGLEFWGGSFLADPFGRVLAEASHNREEILFADVNLAEIDEIRRNWPFLRDRRIESYSGITQRFLD, encoded by the coding sequence ATGAACGACCATTTCCAAATCGCACTAATTCAACTTTCCTGCTCCGCAGATCCGGATGCGAATCTGCACAAGGCCGTCCAGCAAGTGCGGGAAGCCGGGCGCAACGGTGCACAGGTTATTTGCCTGCCCGAGCTGTTTCGCACGCAGTACTTCTGCCAGCGCGAAGATCCCACGCTCTTCGACTTGGCGGAAACAATTCCAGGTCCGACGACCGAAGCAATTTCGAAGGCAGCAGTTGAAGCCAAGGCAATCGTAGTCACTTCAATTTTCGAGAAACGAGCACGCGGCCTCTATCACAACACCGCCGTGCTCATTGGAAGTGATGGTGCCATCAAGGGCGTCTACCGCAAGATGCACATTCCTGATGATCCGCTCTATTACGAGAAGTACTATTTCACGCCCGGAGATCTCGGGTTCAAGGCATTTGATACCGAGGTCGGCCGCATCGGCACACTCGTCTGCTGGGATCAGTGGTATCCCGAAGGAGCTCGCCTCACCGCGCTGCAGGGTGCTCAAGTGTTGTTTTACCCGACGGCCATCGGATGGCATCCTGCTGAAAAGGAGCAGTACGGAGCAGCGCAGCACGACGCCTGGCGCACGATTCAGCGCGCACACGCGATCGCAAACGGAGTATTCGTTGCGGTTGTAAATCGAATTGGCCATGAGACCGGCAACATTCGCGGAAATGAAGCCAAAGGCGCCGGCCTGGAGTTCTGGGGGGGATCATTTCTAGCCGATCCCTTCGGACGAGTCCTCGCCGAAGCTTCGCACAACCGCGAAGAAATCCTCTTTGCCGACGTGAATCTAGCCGAAATCGACGAAATCCGTCGCAACTGGCCGTTCCTGCGCGACCGCCGCATCGAGAGCTACTCGGGCATTACGCAGCGATTCCTCGACTGA
- a CDS encoding agmatine deiminase: MPAEWEPHEATWIAWPHNRDDWPGKFQPIPWIYADIVRHLARGEHVRIIVNGRAHQRSAERTLKDAHVALERVQFFCWKTDRVWTRDSGPIFVAREKDSALAMTHWQFNGWAKYSNHQRDEKLPALIAQKFALESWQPKLKINGKLRRIVLEGGSIDVNGRGTMLTTEECLLSDVQQRNPDVKRYQLEQLFADYLGVTKTIWLGNGIAGDDTHGHVDDISRFVSPDTIVTVVAKNASDPNHAPLQENLRRLRSATDQNGKPLNVVELPLPSPVWFRGQRLPASYANFYIANAGVLVPTFNDPNDRVALSVLGALFPNRDVVSIYCGDFIWGLGAIHCATQQQPAPPM; encoded by the coding sequence ATGCCGGCTGAATGGGAGCCGCACGAAGCTACCTGGATTGCGTGGCCGCACAATCGCGACGACTGGCCCGGCAAGTTCCAGCCTATTCCGTGGATCTATGCTGACATCGTTCGCCATCTTGCGCGCGGTGAACACGTGCGAATCATCGTGAATGGCAGAGCACATCAGCGTTCAGCCGAGCGCACTTTGAAAGATGCTCACGTCGCCTTGGAGCGAGTTCAGTTTTTTTGCTGGAAAACAGATCGCGTCTGGACTCGCGATTCTGGTCCCATATTCGTCGCGCGTGAGAAGGATTCTGCCTTGGCAATGACTCATTGGCAGTTCAACGGCTGGGCGAAATATTCGAATCACCAGAGAGATGAAAAGCTTCCTGCGTTGATTGCTCAGAAATTCGCACTTGAAAGCTGGCAACCGAAATTAAAGATAAACGGGAAGCTCCGGCGCATCGTGCTCGAAGGCGGCAGCATCGACGTCAACGGCCGTGGCACGATGTTAACCACAGAGGAATGCCTGCTGAGCGATGTGCAGCAACGAAATCCAGATGTAAAGCGATATCAGCTGGAGCAGCTGTTCGCTGATTACCTTGGAGTGACAAAGACGATTTGGTTGGGAAACGGAATCGCCGGCGACGACACTCACGGCCACGTCGATGACATCTCGAGGTTCGTTTCGCCGGACACAATCGTCACTGTCGTCGCCAAAAACGCGTCCGATCCCAACCACGCGCCGTTGCAGGAAAACCTGCGCCGTTTGCGAAGCGCAACCGATCAGAACGGAAAGCCTCTGAACGTAGTCGAGCTTCCGCTGCCCTCCCCCGTATGGTTTCGTGGACAGCGGCTACCGGCGAGCTACGCCAACTTCTACATCGCTAATGCCGGAGTGTTGGTCCCAACGTTCAATGATCCGAATGACAGAGTCGCACTGAGCGTTCTTGGAGCACTATTCCCGAATCGGGATGTGGTTAGCATCTACTGCGGGGATTTCATCTGGGGACTGGGCGCGATCCACTGCGCAACCCAGCAGCAGCCTGCGCCGCCCATGTAA